Proteins from a genomic interval of Chryseobacterium indologenes:
- a CDS encoding lipocalin family protein: MKSFNLVLWLCTFCLASVSFKTSSQQSYKKMIVGKWQPVSSTAEGVEANGKRTVNHSTLSRNDVMQFNADGSIMDSGQIYFSYSIHPDDKTLSLFGNTNDERKFEIVQLDKTTMKIVSRDNDHYRGEPFRITWTIVFKRK; the protein is encoded by the coding sequence ATGAAATCCTTTAATCTGGTGCTGTGGTTATGTACTTTTTGCCTGGCTTCAGTGTCATTCAAGACTTCTTCCCAGCAGTCTTATAAAAAAATGATTGTCGGCAAATGGCAGCCTGTAAGCTCCACTGCTGAGGGAGTGGAAGCCAATGGAAAACGAACTGTAAACCATTCTACATTAAGCAGAAATGATGTCATGCAGTTTAATGCAGATGGTTCTATTATGGACAGCGGGCAGATTTATTTTTCATATTCAATACATCCTGATGATAAGACCTTATCCCTGTTCGGAAATACTAATGATGAAAGAAAATTTGAAATTGTTCAATTGGATAAAACCACTATGAAAATTGTCAGCCGGGATAATGATCATTATCGCGGAGAACCTTTTCGGATAACGTGGACCATTGTTTTTAAAAGAAAATGA
- a CDS encoding AraC family transcriptional regulator: MKSLQFSVPADTNKSIRIQEDIMPNFYPYFHRHTETQIMWILKGHGTLAIEQNLFTFEPGDIFYLGANQSHVFKGSFNKNEKQNVHAISIFFDPDKKIAAFFDLPEFEELKNFIEQSKVGFQIASKLKSSVGDSMAALQKTQGVEQILDFIKILNHLMLNRHLHVPLSSEKNLPNHISDNDQRIIDAQFYIKKNFTQHKLTLDTIAKEACMTPQAFCRSFKKHTRITYIQYLNELRVQRACRLLTSSSRYSISSVAFNSGFTSLTNFNRVFKSIMKYSPKEYLKHYKEATTDHE, from the coding sequence ATGAAGAGTCTTCAGTTTTCAGTTCCTGCCGACACCAACAAAAGCATCCGCATACAGGAAGATATTATGCCCAATTTCTATCCTTATTTTCATAGACATACAGAAACTCAGATCATGTGGATTCTTAAAGGGCATGGTACTTTGGCCATAGAACAGAACCTTTTTACCTTTGAACCAGGTGATATTTTCTACCTGGGAGCCAACCAATCACATGTTTTTAAAGGATCTTTTAATAAAAACGAAAAACAGAACGTTCATGCTATTTCTATTTTCTTCGATCCAGATAAAAAAATAGCCGCTTTTTTTGATTTACCGGAATTTGAAGAACTGAAAAACTTCATTGAACAATCAAAAGTAGGATTTCAAATTGCTTCAAAACTGAAATCAAGTGTAGGAGATAGCATGGCTGCCTTGCAAAAGACACAAGGAGTAGAACAGATCCTAGATTTTATAAAAATTTTAAACCATCTGATGCTGAATAGACATCTGCATGTTCCGTTGTCTTCAGAAAAAAACCTTCCTAATCATATTTCTGACAATGACCAGAGAATTATAGATGCCCAATTCTATATTAAGAAGAATTTCACCCAGCACAAACTTACTCTTGATACCATTGCTAAAGAAGCCTGTATGACTCCTCAGGCATTTTGCCGATCTTTTAAAAAACATACCAGAATTACTTATATTCAATATCTTAATGAATTAAGAGTACAGAGGGCATGCAGACTATTGACATCCAGCAGCAGATACAGTATTTCTTCTGTTGCCTTTAACAGCGGATTCACCAGTCTTACCAACTTCAACCGGGTATTTAAATCCATCATGAAGTATTCTCCAAAAGAATATCTGAAGCATTATAAAGAGGCTACTACAGACCACGAATAA
- a CDS encoding aminopeptidase P family protein yields the protein MFSAQTYQDRRGVLQSNVAGGILLFLGNIENPVNFEHNPYYFRQDSTYLYYFGIQEPKIAAIIDIDENKTLVFGDELSIDDIVWMGRQETLKEKSLKSGVHETLPYKELSQYVLKAKAAGRKVHYLPPYQSSNKIILADLLGIRVAELQPSAEMIKAIVKQRSIKEAQEIVQIEEAVNVSNEMHLLAMRMARPGIKEYEIANAIQYFAANKECQMSYPPIVTINGGILHNHYRFNTMKEGDLFLNDSGAETAMGYAGDLTRTFPVSNTFTTKQKEIYEIVLNAFNNAQKLLKPGTRFKNIHLKAAQHLVEGLVDLGLMKGNPEEAVKNHAHTLFFQCGLGHMMGLDVHDMEDLGEQYVGYTEAEPKDTKTFGLKSLRLGKALETGFVLTVEPGIYMIPELIDMWQAENKNAEFINYDKVNEYRNFGGVRIEDNFLITDDSYKLLGNGLIKTAEDIENYRKEHLADIK from the coding sequence ATGTTTTCAGCACAAACTTATCAAGACAGAAGAGGTGTATTGCAGAGCAATGTAGCCGGTGGAATTCTGTTATTTTTAGGAAATATAGAGAATCCTGTAAATTTTGAGCATAATCCTTATTATTTCCGTCAGGACAGTACCTATCTATACTATTTTGGAATTCAGGAACCAAAAATTGCAGCCATAATTGATATTGATGAAAATAAAACCCTTGTTTTCGGAGATGAACTAAGCATTGATGATATCGTCTGGATGGGCAGGCAGGAAACCTTAAAAGAGAAAAGCCTGAAGTCAGGAGTACACGAAACATTACCTTATAAAGAGTTGTCTCAATATGTACTTAAAGCGAAAGCTGCCGGTAGAAAAGTACATTATCTTCCTCCTTATCAGTCTTCCAATAAAATTATATTGGCTGATCTTCTCGGGATTAGAGTAGCAGAATTGCAACCTTCAGCAGAAATGATCAAAGCGATTGTAAAACAGCGTTCTATCAAAGAGGCGCAGGAAATCGTACAAATTGAAGAAGCTGTGAATGTTTCCAACGAAATGCATCTGCTGGCTATGCGTATGGCCAGACCGGGCATAAAGGAATATGAAATTGCCAATGCCATTCAATATTTTGCGGCCAACAAAGAATGCCAGATGTCTTACCCACCGATCGTGACTATCAATGGAGGAATTCTTCATAATCATTACCGATTCAATACCATGAAGGAAGGAGATCTTTTCCTGAATGATTCCGGTGCAGAAACAGCTATGGGATATGCAGGAGACTTAACGCGAACATTTCCTGTAAGCAATACTTTTACGACAAAACAAAAGGAAATTTATGAGATTGTTTTGAATGCTTTTAATAATGCTCAAAAATTGCTGAAACCGGGAACACGCTTTAAAAACATCCATTTGAAAGCCGCTCAGCACCTCGTGGAAGGCCTTGTAGATCTGGGACTAATGAAAGGAAACCCTGAAGAAGCTGTAAAAAACCATGCACATACCCTGTTTTTCCAATGCGGATTGGGACATATGATGGGACTTGACGTGCATGATATGGAAGATCTGGGCGAGCAATATGTAGGCTACACCGAAGCAGAACCTAAGGATACCAAAACATTCGGGCTTAAATCTCTCCGTTTAGGAAAAGCCTTGGAAACCGGATTTGTATTAACGGTTGAACCGGGTATTTACATGATTCCTGAACTGATTGATATGTGGCAGGCAGAAAATAAAAATGCGGAGTTTATTAATTATGATAAAGTGAATGAATACCGAAACTTCGGAGGCGTACGTATTGAAGATAATTTCCTGATCACGGATGACAGCTATAAGCTTCTGGGGAACGGGTTGATTAAAACGGCAGAAGATATTGAAAATTATCGCAAAGAGCATTTAGCAGACATCAAATAA
- a CDS encoding dihydrodipicolinate synthase family protein, whose translation MSTKLNWEGIYPAVLTPFTNEGEIDFEMFAVNTEAQIKAGVQGIILAGTLGEASALETAEKFELLKYAKKITEGKIPVILNLAENTTKNAIHFAKKAKESGADGLMLLPPMRYKADRHEVVEYFKAVASATDLPILIYNNPVDYGIYVTLEMFEELIEYPTIQAVKESTRDLANVTRMINRFGKRIKILGGVDTICLETLMLGADGLVAGLVDAFPNETMAMYRYVKSGEYDKAVEIYRWFMPLLELDIHPKLIQYIKLAATAEGISNPYVRAPRLELQGEEAERINKIIEEGRNNRPILD comes from the coding sequence ATGAGTACAAAACTAAACTGGGAAGGTATTTATCCTGCTGTATTAACTCCTTTTACAAATGAAGGAGAGATTGATTTTGAAATGTTTGCAGTCAATACAGAAGCCCAGATTAAAGCCGGAGTTCAGGGAATTATCCTTGCCGGAACATTAGGAGAGGCCAGTGCTTTGGAAACTGCAGAAAAATTTGAATTGCTGAAGTATGCAAAAAAAATTACAGAAGGAAAAATTCCTGTCATCCTAAACCTTGCTGAAAATACAACCAAAAATGCTATACATTTCGCTAAAAAAGCAAAAGAATCAGGGGCTGACGGACTTATGCTTCTTCCCCCCATGCGTTATAAAGCGGATCGTCATGAAGTAGTAGAATATTTTAAAGCAGTAGCTTCGGCTACAGATCTTCCTATCCTTATCTATAATAATCCTGTTGATTACGGAATTTATGTAACCCTTGAAATGTTTGAAGAACTTATTGAGTATCCAACCATTCAGGCTGTTAAAGAATCTACAAGAGACCTTGCCAATGTAACCAGAATGATCAACCGCTTTGGAAAAAGAATCAAAATTCTTGGCGGTGTAGATACTATTTGCCTTGAAACCCTCATGCTCGGTGCAGATGGACTTGTTGCAGGTCTTGTAGATGCTTTTCCCAACGAAACAATGGCAATGTACCGCTATGTTAAATCAGGTGAATACGATAAAGCGGTAGAGATCTACAGATGGTTTATGCCATTATTGGAACTCGATATTCATCCTAAGCTTATTCAATACATCAAACTGGCCGCCACTGCAGAAGGAATCAGCAATCCATATGTAAGAGCACCACGTCTGGAGCTTCAAGGTGAAGAAGCTGAAAGAATCAATAAGATTATTGAAGAAGGCAGAAACAATCGTCCGATATTAGATTAA
- a CDS encoding S9 family peptidase, translated as MKNIKKLGIVALYFLCLSPLAAQKMQWTPDGNAYYSFTKKGVQIVDVLHPGTEQTLLNSNELIPSGSSEPLQVQSFQISPANKNLLLFTNTKKVWRDNTRGDYWIFDKNTKKLTQLGKGLPASSLMFAKFSPDGKKVAYVSKHNIYLEDLSDNQITKITTDGNDGMINGTFDWVYEEEFGAKDGFRWSPDGSKIAYWKLDARGTKNFLMINNTDSLYSFTIPVEYPKAGEDPSGCSIWFYDLASKSSKKADISGDEKQHYIPRMEWVQDSKSVILQQLNRKQNQSKIIVADAGSGTGKAIYTETDPAWIDIKSMWNNNDPSGWDWINNGKEFLWLSEKDGWRHIYKIDMNGKETLITKDAFDVIKPEFFDVPNQLIYFLASPGNATQKYLYKVNMKGGKAERLTPQAYSGSNEYTISPNGKIALFTNTNTDRYSAGAVVSLPNHKELVAATKSEKADPAKAKKEFFQITTEDGVTLDGWVVKPKNFDPSKKYPVLFMVYGEPALQTVTDSFYANWDYLYTGDMAQDGYLYVCLENRGTPAPKGREWRKSIYRKIGQLNIRDQAMGAKALFAKWPYADTSRVAVWGWSGGGSSTLNLLGQYPDIYQTGIAIAPVANQLFYDNIYQERYMGLPQENREDFLKGSPLTYAKNLKGNLLLVHGTGDDNVHYQNTEVYINELVKYNKQFQLMSYPNRSHSISEGEGTFLHLATMFTKYLKEHCPPGAR; from the coding sequence ATGAAAAATATAAAAAAACTGGGAATTGTTGCATTGTATTTCCTCTGTTTATCGCCATTGGCTGCACAAAAGATGCAATGGACTCCTGATGGGAACGCCTATTATTCGTTTACTAAAAAAGGGGTTCAAATTGTTGACGTTTTGCATCCGGGAACCGAGCAGACACTGCTGAACAGCAACGAACTGATTCCGTCCGGAAGTTCCGAGCCCTTACAGGTTCAAAGCTTTCAGATATCTCCTGCAAATAAAAACTTATTGCTTTTCACCAATACCAAAAAGGTGTGGAGAGACAATACCCGCGGAGATTACTGGATCTTTGATAAGAATACCAAAAAGCTTACACAGCTCGGAAAAGGATTACCTGCTTCATCATTAATGTTTGCCAAATTTTCTCCCGATGGTAAGAAAGTAGCTTATGTGTCAAAGCATAATATTTACTTGGAAGATCTTTCAGACAATCAGATTACTAAAATTACTACAGACGGTAATGACGGAATGATTAATGGTACTTTTGACTGGGTATATGAAGAAGAATTCGGTGCAAAGGACGGTTTCAGATGGTCTCCGGATGGAAGTAAAATTGCCTACTGGAAACTGGATGCCAGAGGTACTAAAAACTTCCTGATGATCAATAATACCGACAGTCTGTATTCGTTTACCATTCCTGTAGAATATCCTAAAGCGGGAGAAGATCCTTCAGGTTGCAGCATCTGGTTTTATGATCTTGCCTCCAAATCTTCAAAGAAAGCTGATATATCAGGAGATGAAAAACAACATTATATTCCAAGAATGGAATGGGTACAGGATTCAAAATCCGTTATCCTGCAACAATTGAACAGAAAACAGAACCAAAGTAAGATTATCGTAGCAGATGCAGGTTCTGGAACCGGGAAAGCCATTTATACCGAAACAGATCCCGCATGGATCGATATCAAATCTATGTGGAATAACAACGATCCCAGCGGCTGGGACTGGATTAATAACGGCAAGGAGTTTTTATGGCTTTCAGAAAAAGACGGATGGAGGCATATTTATAAAATAGATATGAATGGCAAAGAAACCCTTATTACAAAAGATGCCTTTGACGTTATCAAACCAGAATTTTTTGATGTTCCTAATCAATTGATTTATTTCCTGGCCTCTCCCGGTAATGCTACTCAGAAGTATTTGTATAAAGTAAATATGAAGGGAGGAAAAGCAGAAAGACTGACCCCTCAGGCTTATTCAGGTTCTAATGAATATACGATCTCTCCCAATGGAAAGATAGCTTTGTTTACGAATACCAATACCGATAGATATTCTGCAGGAGCGGTAGTGTCTCTCCCGAACCATAAAGAACTTGTGGCTGCCACAAAATCAGAGAAAGCAGATCCTGCAAAAGCTAAAAAAGAGTTTTTCCAGATTACCACTGAAGATGGGGTTACGCTGGATGGCTGGGTCGTAAAGCCTAAAAATTTTGATCCTTCTAAAAAATATCCTGTTCTTTTCATGGTGTATGGTGAACCTGCGTTACAAACCGTGACAGATAGCTTTTACGCCAATTGGGATTATTTGTATACAGGTGACATGGCTCAGGACGGATACCTTTATGTTTGCCTTGAAAACCGCGGCACACCCGCTCCTAAAGGACGCGAGTGGAGAAAATCTATCTACCGGAAAATAGGCCAGCTAAATATTCGTGATCAGGCTATGGGGGCAAAAGCATTATTTGCAAAATGGCCATATGCAGATACTTCCAGAGTGGCCGTTTGGGGCTGGAGCGGCGGCGGTTCTTCCACGTTGAATCTTCTTGGTCAGTATCCGGATATTTACCAAACAGGAATAGCCATTGCTCCTGTAGCCAACCAGTTGTTTTATGATAATATCTATCAGGAAAGGTATATGGGACTTCCACAGGAAAACAGAGAGGATTTTTTAAAAGGTTCTCCCCTTACATATGCTAAAAACCTTAAGGGAAACCTGCTGTTGGTTCATGGTACAGGTGATGATAATGTACACTATCAGAATACAGAAGTATACATCAATGAGCTGGTGAAGTACAACAAACAGTTTCAGCTGATGTCGTATCCTAACAGGTCCCACTCTATCAGTGAAGGAGAAGGAACATTCCTGCACCTGGCGACCATGTTTACAAAATATTTAAAAGAACACTGCCCTCCGGGAGCAAGATAA